Proteins encoded within one genomic window of Pigmentiphaga sp. H8:
- a CDS encoding DEAD/DEAH box helicase: MTDTAASGPSSFADFGLHPDILKAVVATGYTIPTPIQAQAIPVVTSGRDVMGAAQTGTGKTAAFTLPILHRLMPLANHSASPARHPVRALILTPTRELADQVADNVKRYSQFTPLRAAVVFGGVDIGPQKEEVRRGCEVLIATPGRLLDHVEQKTINLGQVGMLVLDEADRMLDMGFLPDLERIIRLLPQQRQTLLFSATFSNEIRKLARSYLTQPVEIEVAARNATADTVSQIAYKLSGDAKRAAVVHLVKSRGLKQVIVFSNTKIGTARLARQLERDGVRAESIHGDKTQADRMKALEAFKAGELEVLVATDVAARGLDVAGVPCVINYDLPYNAEDYVHRIGRTGRAGATGEAIALFAPEEERFLLDVEKLIKREIPRGQLDLPASVLASSRGERDRERPVRSHGGRGERGERHRYEPPAKPVDDFFFRPYVPANGTEPVHSEAPPVPPRTSAKRPLAVLLGGGKKD, translated from the coding sequence ATGACAGATACAGCGGCATCAGGGCCCAGTTCTTTTGCCGATTTCGGCCTGCACCCCGACATACTCAAGGCGGTCGTCGCCACTGGGTACACCATTCCGACGCCTATCCAGGCGCAAGCAATTCCGGTCGTCACCAGCGGCCGCGACGTAATGGGCGCAGCGCAAACCGGAACCGGCAAGACCGCGGCTTTCACCCTTCCCATCCTCCATCGGCTCATGCCCTTGGCCAACCACAGCGCATCGCCGGCCCGGCATCCCGTGCGCGCGCTGATCCTCACGCCCACGCGCGAGCTGGCCGACCAGGTGGCCGATAACGTCAAGCGCTACAGCCAGTTCACGCCCCTGCGCGCGGCCGTGGTCTTCGGCGGGGTCGACATCGGCCCCCAGAAGGAAGAAGTGCGGCGCGGCTGCGAGGTGCTGATCGCGACCCCGGGACGCCTGCTCGACCACGTCGAGCAGAAAACCATCAATCTGGGCCAGGTCGGCATGCTGGTGCTGGACGAGGCCGACCGGATGCTCGACATGGGCTTCCTGCCGGACCTTGAACGCATCATCCGCCTGCTGCCCCAGCAGCGCCAGACGCTGCTGTTCTCGGCCACCTTCAGCAACGAGATCCGCAAGCTGGCGCGCTCCTACCTGACGCAGCCGGTCGAGATCGAGGTCGCGGCGCGCAACGCCACGGCCGACACCGTCAGCCAGATCGCCTACAAGCTGAGCGGCGACGCCAAGCGCGCGGCGGTCGTGCACCTGGTCAAGTCGCGCGGCCTGAAGCAGGTCATCGTGTTCTCCAACACGAAGATCGGCACCGCCCGCCTGGCGCGGCAGCTCGAGCGCGACGGCGTGCGGGCCGAGTCCATCCACGGCGACAAGACCCAGGCCGATCGCATGAAGGCGCTCGAGGCCTTCAAGGCCGGCGAACTGGAGGTGCTGGTGGCGACCGACGTCGCGGCCCGCGGCCTGGACGTGGCCGGCGTGCCCTGCGTGATCAACTACGACCTGCCCTACAACGCCGAGGACTACGTGCACCGCATCGGGCGCACCGGCCGTGCCGGCGCGACGGGCGAGGCCATCGCGCTGTTCGCGCCCGAGGAAGAGCGCTTCCTGCTCGACGTCGAGAAGCTGATCAAGCGCGAGATCCCGCGCGGCCAGCTGGACCTGCCGGCGTCGGTGCTGGCATCGTCGCGCGGCGAACGCGATCGCGAACGTCCGGTCCGCAGCCATGGCGGACGCGGCGAACGTGGCGAGCGCCATCGCTACGAGCCGCCGGCCAAGCCCGTCGACGATTTCTTCTTCCGCCCCTACGTGCCCGCGAACGGCACCGAGCCGGTCCACAGCGAGGCGCCTCCCGTGCCGCCCCGCACTTCCGCCAAGCGGCCGCTGGCCGTGCTGCTGGGCGGCGGCAAGAAGGACTGA
- a CDS encoding glycosyltransferase family 2 protein — protein sequence MRLSVIIIARNEARNLADCLESVRFADEIVVVDSGSTDETVDIARQHGARVETTPDWPGFGPQKNRALALATGDWVLSIDADERVTPELAAAIADVLRAPRHDAYDMPRLSSFCGRFIRHSGWWPDRVLRLFRRGTARFSDDLVHEKVVADGAVGHLAPHLLHYTYPDLDSAIAKMNRYSTDSAQALHARGRRAGVGAAIGHGAWTFVRLYVFKRGFLDGRHGFLLAATAAAGSFYRYAKLSLK from the coding sequence ATGCGCCTGTCCGTCATCATCATTGCCCGCAACGAGGCCCGCAACCTGGCCGACTGCCTGGAATCGGTCCGCTTCGCCGACGAGATCGTCGTGGTCGATTCGGGCAGCACCGACGAGACGGTGGACATCGCGCGCCAGCACGGCGCCCGGGTCGAGACCACCCCCGACTGGCCCGGCTTCGGCCCGCAGAAGAACCGCGCGCTGGCCCTGGCCACCGGCGACTGGGTGCTGTCGATCGATGCCGACGAACGGGTGACGCCCGAACTGGCCGCCGCGATCGCCGACGTCCTGCGCGCACCGCGCCACGACGCCTACGACATGCCACGGCTGTCCAGTTTCTGCGGCCGCTTCATCCGCCACAGCGGCTGGTGGCCCGACCGCGTGCTGCGCCTGTTCCGGCGCGGCACGGCCCGCTTCAGCGACGACCTGGTGCACGAAAAGGTGGTCGCCGACGGCGCGGTGGGACACCTGGCGCCGCATCTGCTGCACTACACCTATCCCGACCTGGACAGCGCCATCGCCAAGATGAACCGCTATTCCACGGACAGCGCGCAGGCCCTGCACGCGCGCGGCCGGCGCGCCGGCGTGGGTGCCGCGATCGGGCATGGCGCCTGGACCTTCGTGCGGCTGTACGTCTTCAAGCGCGGCTTCCTGGACGGCCGCCACGGGTTCCTGCTCGCGGCCACCGCGGCCGCCGGCAGCTTCTATCGCTATGCGAAGCTCAGCCTGAAATAG
- the dinB gene encoding DNA polymerase IV codes for MRKIIHCDCDCFYASIEMRDDPSLRGRPLAVGGRPETRGVVATCNYEARKYGVHSAMSSARAVRLCPDLLIIPPRMEMYRVASAQIMDIYRDYTELVEPLSLDEAYLDVTGSDRLQGSATRIASEIRQRVAQAVGITVSAGVAPSKFVAKIASDWNKPDGLFVVRPQDVDTFVAALPVAKLHGVGKVTGARLKALGVETCADLREWEHDRLRDEFGAFGERLHDLCRGIDLREVSPTRERKSVSVEQTFVTDLHTLEACQALLREMLDQLDARVRRADAQNHIQKLFVKLRFSDFNRTTAEGVGAALDEEQFRILLATAFRRNPRAVRLMGLGVRLGAPGGQLALFGDQPTVSEPDTV; via the coding sequence ATGCGCAAGATCATCCACTGCGATTGCGACTGCTTCTACGCATCGATAGAAATGCGCGACGACCCCAGCCTGCGCGGCCGGCCGCTGGCCGTGGGCGGGCGGCCCGAGACCCGGGGCGTGGTGGCCACCTGCAACTACGAGGCGCGCAAGTACGGCGTCCATTCGGCGATGTCGTCGGCGCGCGCGGTGCGGCTGTGCCCGGACCTGCTCATCATTCCGCCCAGGATGGAGATGTACCGCGTGGCCTCGGCGCAGATCATGGACATCTACCGCGACTACACCGAACTGGTCGAACCGCTGTCGCTGGACGAGGCCTACCTGGACGTGACCGGCAGCGACCGGCTGCAGGGCAGCGCCACGCGGATCGCCAGCGAGATCCGGCAGCGCGTGGCCCAGGCCGTCGGCATCACCGTCTCGGCGGGCGTGGCGCCCAGCAAGTTCGTGGCCAAGATCGCCAGCGACTGGAACAAGCCCGACGGCCTGTTCGTGGTGCGCCCGCAGGACGTGGACACCTTCGTGGCGGCCCTGCCCGTCGCCAAGCTTCACGGCGTGGGCAAGGTGACCGGCGCGCGGCTCAAGGCGCTGGGCGTCGAGACCTGCGCCGACCTGCGGGAATGGGAACACGACCGGCTGCGCGACGAATTCGGCGCGTTCGGCGAACGCCTGCACGACCTGTGCCGCGGCATCGACCTGCGCGAGGTCTCGCCCACCCGTGAACGCAAGTCGGTCAGCGTGGAGCAGACCTTCGTGACCGACCTGCACACGCTGGAGGCGTGCCAGGCGCTCCTGCGCGAGATGCTGGACCAGCTCGACGCGCGCGTGCGGCGCGCCGATGCCCAGAACCACATCCAGAAACTGTTCGTGAAACTGCGCTTCTCGGACTTCAACCGCACCACCGCCGAAGGCGTGGGCGCGGCGCTGGACGAGGAACAATTCCGCATCCTGCTGGCCACGGCCTTCCGCCGCAACCCGCGCGCCGTGCGGCTGATGGGCTTGGGCGTGCGCCTGGGCGCCCCCGGCGGACAGCTCGCGCTGTTCGGCGATCAGCCGACGGTTTCGGAACCCGACACCGTGTAG
- a CDS encoding heavy-metal-associated domain-containing protein: MFEFQVQGMSCGHCVKSVTQAVQSAYPQAHVEVDLGAGKVRVDQAGDAARIAKLIEEAGYTVSGSETVG, encoded by the coding sequence ATGTTTGAATTCCAGGTGCAGGGAATGAGCTGCGGACACTGCGTCAAGTCCGTCACCCAGGCGGTGCAGTCCGCCTACCCCCAGGCCCATGTCGAGGTCGACCTGGGCGCCGGGAAGGTGCGCGTCGACCAGGCCGGCGATGCCGCGCGCATCGCCAAGCTGATCGAAGAGGCCGGCTACACGGTGTCGGGTTCCGAAACCGTCGGCTGA
- a CDS encoding TIGR03862 family flavoprotein: MAGPLTASGRAAVVGAGPAGLMAAEVLAGAGIAVDVYDAMPSAGRKFLLAGIGGLNITHSEPAAAFLARYGDRAEALAPMLEAFGARAICDWVHGLGIETFVGSSGRVFPKEMKAAPLLRAWLHRLRGQGVRLHMRHRWLGWEEGGALAFDTPAGRAVQHHDAVVLALGGASWPRLGSDAAWVPWLAGRGVRIAPLAPANCGFEIDWSPHFRERYAGQPVRAVTLAMSDEQGEWRRGGEFVVSGYGVEGSLVYAASARLREAVARHGHAELRLDLAPGLGMERVAEELAWPRGSKSMANHLRARIKVDGVKAGLLREIVPAADFHDPARLAAWVKSLPLTLRAPRPIDEAISSAGGVAFDGMDEHGMLGALPGVFCAGEMLDWEAPTGGYLLTACLASGRWSGQGAARWLARRNGA; this comes from the coding sequence ATGGCCGGGCCGTTGACCGCGTCCGGTCGCGCCGCCGTGGTGGGCGCCGGGCCGGCGGGCCTGATGGCCGCCGAGGTCCTGGCCGGGGCGGGCATCGCGGTGGACGTCTACGACGCCATGCCGTCGGCGGGCCGCAAGTTCCTGCTGGCAGGCATAGGCGGCCTGAACATCACCCATTCCGAACCGGCGGCGGCCTTCCTGGCCCGCTATGGCGATCGCGCCGAGGCGCTGGCACCCATGCTCGAAGCGTTCGGCGCCCGGGCCATATGCGATTGGGTGCATGGCCTGGGCATCGAGACCTTCGTCGGCTCCTCGGGCCGGGTCTTTCCCAAGGAAATGAAGGCCGCGCCGCTGTTGCGCGCGTGGCTGCACCGGCTGCGGGGGCAGGGCGTGCGCCTGCACATGCGGCATCGATGGCTGGGATGGGAGGAGGGCGGTGCGCTGGCCTTCGACACGCCGGCCGGCCGCGCGGTCCAGCACCACGATGCCGTGGTGCTGGCCCTGGGCGGCGCGAGTTGGCCGCGGCTGGGATCGGACGCGGCCTGGGTGCCGTGGCTGGCCGGGCGCGGCGTGCGCATCGCACCGCTGGCGCCTGCCAACTGCGGTTTCGAGATCGACTGGAGTCCGCATTTCCGCGAACGCTACGCGGGGCAGCCGGTACGCGCGGTCACGCTCGCCATGTCCGACGAGCAGGGCGAGTGGCGCCGCGGCGGCGAGTTCGTCGTGTCCGGCTACGGCGTCGAGGGCAGCCTGGTCTATGCCGCCTCGGCCCGCCTGCGCGAGGCCGTCGCTCGCCACGGCCACGCCGAATTGCGGCTCGACCTGGCGCCCGGGCTGGGCATGGAGCGTGTCGCCGAGGAACTGGCGTGGCCGCGCGGCAGCAAATCCATGGCCAACCATCTGCGCGCGCGTATCAAGGTGGATGGCGTGAAGGCGGGCCTGCTGCGCGAGATCGTGCCGGCCGCCGACTTCCACGATCCCGCCAGGCTGGCCGCCTGGGTGAAGTCGCTGCCCTTGACGCTGCGCGCGCCGCGTCCCATCGACGAGGCCATCAGCAGCGCCGGCGGCGTGGCGTTCGACGGCATGGACGAACACGGCATGCTGGGCGCGCTGCCCGGTGTCTTCTGCGCCGGCGAGATGCTGGATTGGGAGGCGCCCACCGGCGGCTATCTGCTCACGGCCTGCCTTGCCAGCGGCCGCTGGTCGGGGCAGGGTGCCGCCCGTTGGTTGGCGCGGCGCAACGGCGCTTGA
- a CDS encoding IclR family transcriptional regulator yields MSKGNISEVAQDKYLVPALERGLLLLGQFSHVDRKLSAPELARRLSLPRSTVFRLLMTLESMGFVQRAEGGHDYRLGLAVLRLGFEYLASLELTELGAPLLERLRGEIGFSCNLVVRDGRSIVYVAKSSAPTPFTSSVHVGTRLPAHATVLGRVLLEDLTLDELRELFPEEHLASYSSSTPTTVMDLYELVQKDRERGYVLQEAFFEARVSTIAAPVRDATGRIVAALGATIPSSRFEPERIDDLVGRVRNTAMELSRLLNYSPEKLAMGRVVNL; encoded by the coding sequence ATGAGCAAAGGGAATATCTCGGAGGTCGCGCAGGACAAGTATCTCGTCCCGGCGCTGGAGCGCGGCCTGCTGTTGCTGGGACAATTCAGCCACGTCGACCGCAAGCTGTCGGCCCCCGAACTGGCGCGCCGCCTCAGCCTGCCGCGATCCACCGTCTTCCGGTTGCTGATGACCCTGGAGTCCATGGGCTTCGTCCAGCGGGCCGAGGGCGGGCACGACTACCGGCTCGGACTGGCCGTGCTGCGGCTGGGCTTCGAATATCTGGCCTCGCTCGAACTGACCGAACTGGGCGCGCCCCTGCTGGAGCGCCTGCGCGGCGAGATCGGGTTCTCGTGCAACCTGGTCGTGCGCGATGGCCGCTCCATCGTCTACGTCGCCAAGTCGTCGGCGCCCACGCCCTTCACCAGCTCGGTCCACGTCGGCACGCGGCTGCCCGCGCACGCCACGGTGCTGGGCCGCGTCCTGCTGGAGGATCTCACGCTGGACGAACTGCGCGAGCTGTTCCCCGAGGAACACCTGGCCAGCTATTCCTCCAGCACGCCCACGACCGTGATGGATTTGTACGAGCTGGTGCAGAAGGACCGTGAACGCGGCTATGTGCTGCAGGAAGCCTTCTTCGAGGCGCGGGTCTCGACCATCGCCGCGCCGGTGCGCGACGCCACCGGTCGCATCGTGGCCGCGCTGGGCGCCACGATCCCCTCGTCGCGCTTCGAGCCCGAGCGTATCGACGACCTGGTCGGCCGGGTGCGCAACACCGCCATGGAGTTGTCCCGCCTGTTGAATTATTCGCCCGAGAAACTGGCCATGGGCCGGGTCGTCAACCTGTGA
- a CDS encoding SDR family oxidoreductase: MLDSSTIGNLLRGRRILVTGAARGLGYEFAVALCQAGAQVAMADILADTLKEAVESLQARGFPVHGIEVDLGDKASVERCAARAVELLGGLDGLVNNAAITNSGGRTAHQLEVEVWDKVMQVNVRGTWLMSVACHAALKASGRGAIVNLASDTALWGAPNLMAYVASKGAVTAMTRSLAREFGADNITVNAIAPGLTLVEATEYVPEARHQLYHDQRAIHREQVPEDVSGSVLFALSDLARFVTGQLLPVNGGFVMN; this comes from the coding sequence ATGTTGGATTCAAGCACTATCGGTAATCTCCTGCGGGGCCGCCGCATCCTGGTGACGGGCGCGGCGCGCGGGCTGGGCTACGAGTTCGCGGTGGCGCTGTGCCAGGCCGGCGCGCAGGTGGCCATGGCCGACATCCTGGCCGACACGCTGAAAGAGGCGGTCGAGTCGCTGCAGGCGCGGGGCTTTCCGGTGCACGGCATCGAAGTCGACCTGGGCGACAAGGCCTCGGTCGAGCGGTGCGCGGCGCGCGCCGTCGAACTGCTGGGCGGGTTGGACGGGCTGGTGAACAACGCCGCCATCACCAATTCGGGTGGGCGCACGGCGCACCAGCTCGAGGTCGAGGTGTGGGACAAGGTCATGCAGGTCAACGTGCGCGGCACCTGGCTGATGTCCGTCGCCTGCCACGCGGCGCTGAAGGCGTCGGGCCGGGGCGCCATCGTCAACCTTGCGTCGGACACGGCCCTGTGGGGCGCGCCCAACCTGATGGCCTACGTCGCCAGCAAGGGCGCGGTCACGGCGATGACGCGGTCGCTGGCGCGCGAGTTCGGCGCCGACAACATCACCGTCAATGCCATTGCCCCGGGGCTGACCCTGGTCGAGGCGACGGAGTACGTGCCCGAGGCGCGGCACCAGCTCTACCATGACCAGCGGGCGATCCACCGCGAACAGGTGCCCGAGGACGTGAGCGGATCGGTGCTGTTCGCGCTGTCGGACCTCGCGCGCTTCGTTACCGGGCAACTCCTTCCGGTCAACGGCGGTTTCGTGATGAATTGA
- a CDS encoding ABC transporter permease: MSVSVSNENAPAAAGAAKPAARPFFSGKVATAAGSLLVLVVFLAAWEWGPGLLKMPEFILPRFSRVVQEFGHMWQTSELLMHSGITAFEVIVGFILGALLGLVVGVVLGLSPTTESILSPYILALQIAPKVAFAPLFVMWLGYTIYPKILVAILIVFFPVMINVLSAVRTVDPDMVNLVRTLNASRWQIFRLVEFPSALPALFSGLRIASTLAVIGVTVGELVGGNLGLGFLLVDGEGQGNTSAVFVTIAVLTLIGIVAYAGVVWAEKRVLHYLPRAATTTV, encoded by the coding sequence ATGTCTGTATCCGTATCCAACGAAAACGCGCCCGCCGCGGCGGGCGCCGCCAAGCCGGCGGCCCGCCCGTTCTTCTCGGGCAAGGTCGCCACGGCCGCCGGCAGCCTGCTGGTCCTGGTGGTGTTCCTGGCCGCCTGGGAATGGGGTCCCGGCCTGCTCAAGATGCCGGAATTCATCCTGCCCCGCTTCAGCCGCGTGGTCCAGGAATTCGGCCATATGTGGCAGACCAGCGAGCTGCTCATGCACAGCGGCATCACCGCGTTCGAGGTGATCGTCGGCTTCATCCTGGGCGCCTTGCTGGGCCTGGTGGTGGGCGTGGTGCTGGGCCTGTCGCCCACCACCGAATCCATCCTGTCGCCGTACATCCTGGCGCTGCAGATCGCGCCCAAGGTGGCCTTCGCGCCGCTGTTCGTGATGTGGCTGGGCTATACCATCTATCCCAAGATCCTGGTCGCCATCCTGATCGTGTTCTTCCCGGTCATGATCAACGTGCTGTCGGCGGTGCGCACCGTGGACCCGGACATGGTCAACCTGGTCCGCACGCTCAACGCCAGCCGCTGGCAGATCTTCCGCCTGGTCGAGTTCCCGTCGGCGCTGCCGGCGCTGTTCTCGGGCCTGCGCATCGCCTCGACGCTGGCCGTCATCGGCGTGACCGTGGGCGAACTGGTCGGGGGCAACCTGGGCCTGGGCTTCCTGCTGGTCGACGGCGAGGGGCAGGGCAATACCTCGGCCGTGTTCGTCACGATCGCGGTGCTTACGCTGATCGGCATCGTCGCCTACGCGGGCGTCGTCTGGGCCGAGAAGCGCGTACTTCACTATCTGCCGCGCGCGGCCACCACCACGGTCTGA
- a CDS encoding ABC transporter substrate-binding protein, whose amino-acid sequence MKKALVSFSFKLAAVAVAVASPFAVHAAPEEVNYLLPAPPTLPAFAPWMIAQQRGYYADENIKVNFVLGKGGVDVAKQIGAGNAVIGGAIGDTPIIVRANGVPVKAVAVLGAGSLSALAVKKNGPIKSVPDLKGKTLTVISYSDTTYYALLGTLKKYNLSKNDVSIQAAGPAGVWQLFAAGKSEGMAATPDWLVDADEATNGNVEYLKVDKPFNSMAQAIIASDETIKNNPDLIKRLVRATLRGMQDVMKDPKSAAATYAQAAPAFKGKEEKLERILRLYNKYVYADQKVLGQMDTARLAEVQKFYVSEGIVSKAAPLTDLYTNQFVGVER is encoded by the coding sequence ATGAAAAAAGCTCTGGTCTCGTTCAGCTTCAAACTGGCCGCCGTCGCCGTGGCTGTCGCCTCGCCCTTCGCCGTCCACGCCGCGCCCGAGGAAGTGAACTATCTGCTGCCCGCGCCGCCCACGCTGCCGGCCTTCGCCCCGTGGATGATCGCGCAGCAGCGCGGCTACTACGCCGATGAGAACATCAAGGTCAATTTCGTGCTGGGCAAGGGCGGCGTCGACGTCGCCAAGCAGATCGGCGCCGGCAATGCCGTGATCGGCGGCGCCATCGGCGACACGCCCATCATCGTCCGCGCCAACGGCGTGCCGGTGAAGGCCGTCGCCGTGCTGGGCGCCGGCTCGCTGTCGGCGCTGGCGGTCAAGAAGAACGGTCCGATCAAGTCGGTTCCTGATCTCAAGGGCAAGACCCTGACCGTGATCTCGTACAGCGACACGACCTACTACGCGCTGCTGGGCACGCTCAAGAAGTACAACCTGAGCAAGAACGACGTGTCCATCCAGGCCGCGGGCCCGGCCGGCGTCTGGCAGCTGTTCGCCGCCGGCAAGTCCGAGGGCATGGCCGCCACGCCCGACTGGCTGGTCGATGCCGACGAGGCCACCAACGGCAACGTCGAGTACCTGAAGGTCGACAAGCCGTTCAACAGCATGGCGCAGGCCATCATCGCCTCGGACGAAACGATCAAGAACAACCCGGACCTGATCAAGCGCCTGGTGCGCGCGACCCTGCGCGGCATGCAGGACGTGATGAAGGATCCCAAGAGCGCCGCCGCCACCTACGCCCAGGCCGCGCCGGCCTTCAAGGGCAAGGAAGAGAAGCTCGAGCGCATCCTGCGCCTGTACAACAAGTACGTGTACGCCGACCAGAAGGTGCTGGGCCAGATGGACACCGCCCGCCTGGCGGAAGTGCAGAAGTTCTACGTGTCGGAAGGCATCGTGTCCAAGGCCGCGCCCTTGACCGATCTTTATACGAACCAGTTCGTCGGGGTTGAGCGGTAA
- a CDS encoding ABC transporter ATP-binding protein — translation MNEIEFRKVGKRFMDRQTGEPRTAVTDVNLSIRSGEVVSIIGPSGCGKSTLLNMGAGLYLPSEGEVYVGGERVTKPVRKVAFMLQKDLLMPWRTIRANVELGLEIDGAPARERKVIADELLAKCHLKGFEEHYPYQLSGGMRQRAALARTLAVDPQVLLLDEPFSALDAQTKMVLQQDLAKMVYEKRKTALFITHDLVEAIALSDRLLVMSERPGTIIEEIVVDLPMRDNPLERRKLPEIGPLQGRLMELLKVGKETAELH, via the coding sequence ATGAATGAAATCGAGTTCCGCAAGGTTGGCAAGCGCTTCATGGATCGCCAGACGGGAGAACCCCGCACCGCGGTCACCGACGTCAATCTCAGCATACGCAGCGGCGAGGTGGTGTCCATCATCGGCCCGTCGGGTTGCGGCAAGAGTACGTTGCTGAACATGGGCGCCGGCCTCTACCTGCCCAGCGAGGGCGAGGTCTACGTGGGCGGCGAGCGCGTCACCAAGCCCGTGCGCAAGGTGGCGTTCATGCTGCAGAAGGATTTGCTGATGCCGTGGCGCACCATCCGCGCCAATGTCGAGCTGGGACTGGAAATCGACGGTGCCCCGGCCCGCGAGCGCAAGGTGATCGCCGACGAGCTGTTGGCCAAGTGCCACCTGAAGGGCTTCGAGGAACACTATCCCTACCAGTTGTCGGGTGGCATGCGCCAGCGTGCCGCGCTGGCTCGCACGCTGGCCGTGGACCCGCAGGTGCTGCTGCTGGACGAACCGTTCTCGGCCCTGGATGCGCAGACCAAGATGGTGCTGCAGCAGGACCTGGCCAAGATGGTGTACGAGAAGCGCAAGACGGCGCTGTTCATCACCCACGACCTGGTGGAGGCCATCGCGCTGTCCGACCGCCTGCTGGTCATGAGCGAGCGTCCCGGCACCATCATCGAGGAAATCGTCGTCGACCTGCCCATGCGGGACAACCCGCTGGAGCGGCGCAAGCTGCCGGAAATCGGCCCGCTGCAGGGGCGCCTGATGGAGTTGCTGAAGGTCGGCAAGGAAACCGCCGAACTGCACTGA
- the folE gene encoding GTP cyclohydrolase I FolE: MSLEQNYTSILEQLGEDPGREGLRDTPKRAAKAMKYLCQGYTQNLDEIVNGALFSSDTNEMVLVKNIELYSLCEHHLLPFIGKAHVAYLPNGKVLGLSKVARIVDMYARRLQIQENLCLQIAEAVQEVTDALGVAVVIEAQHMCMMMRGVEKQNSSMVSSVMLGAFRENPSTRAEFLELIR; encoded by the coding sequence ATGTCGCTCGAACAGAACTACACCTCCATACTCGAACAGCTCGGCGAGGACCCGGGCCGGGAGGGCCTGCGCGATACGCCCAAGCGCGCCGCCAAGGCCATGAAATACCTGTGCCAGGGCTATACGCAGAACCTGGACGAGATCGTCAATGGCGCCCTGTTTTCGTCCGACACCAACGAAATGGTGCTGGTCAAGAACATCGAGCTGTATTCCCTGTGCGAGCACCACCTGCTGCCCTTCATCGGCAAGGCCCATGTGGCCTACCTGCCCAACGGCAAGGTGCTCGGCCTGTCCAAGGTGGCGCGCATCGTCGACATGTACGCCCGGCGCCTCCAGATCCAGGAGAACCTCTGCCTGCAGATCGCCGAGGCCGTCCAGGAAGTGACCGACGCCCTGGGCGTGGCCGTGGTCATCGAGGCCCAGCACATGTGCATGATGATGCGCGGGGTCGAGAAGCAGAACTCGTCCATGGTCAGTTCCGTTATGCTGGGCGCGTTCCGCGAGAATCCCTCGACGCGGGCCGAATTCCTCGAGCTGATCCGCTAG
- the murI gene encoding glutamate racemase — MTTAAHDGPLGIFDSGVGGISVLSAIRQSLPHENLLYVADSGHLPYGEKTPAYIVSRALRLAEFFLSHRAKAVAIPCNTATAVAVEALRDRYPDLPIVGIEPAVKPAARLTRSGVIGVLATTGTLLSDRFHALVRREAPDVEVLLKPCPGWVSLAEEGWTPDQDRLVAEPLAELVERGADVLVLGCTHFPFLIDPIRRHVGPDVAVLETGVPFARQLQRQLLAHGLAREAGGGGVSFMTSGDPAETARRIARLTGQEAAVARLPREYC, encoded by the coding sequence ATGACCACCGCCGCTCACGACGGACCCCTAGGCATTTTCGACTCCGGCGTGGGCGGCATCAGCGTGCTGAGCGCCATCCGGCAGTCTTTGCCGCACGAAAACCTCCTGTACGTGGCCGATAGCGGCCATCTGCCGTATGGCGAGAAAACGCCGGCCTACATCGTGTCGCGCGCCCTGCGCCTGGCCGAGTTTTTCCTGTCGCACCGGGCCAAGGCGGTAGCCATACCCTGCAACACGGCCACGGCGGTCGCGGTGGAGGCCCTGCGTGACCGCTACCCGGACCTGCCCATCGTCGGCATCGAGCCCGCCGTCAAGCCGGCGGCCCGGCTGACGCGTTCCGGCGTGATCGGCGTGCTGGCCACCACCGGTACGCTGCTCAGCGACCGCTTCCACGCGCTGGTCCGGCGCGAGGCGCCGGACGTGGAAGTGCTCCTCAAGCCTTGCCCCGGCTGGGTATCGCTGGCCGAAGAAGGCTGGACGCCGGACCAGGACCGTCTCGTGGCCGAGCCGCTGGCGGAGCTGGTCGAGCGCGGCGCCGACGTGCTGGTCCTGGGCTGCACGCATTTCCCCTTCCTGATCGATCCGATCCGGCGCCACGTGGGGCCGGACGTGGCAGTGCTGGAAACCGGCGTCCCCTTCGCCCGCCAGTTGCAGCGGCAATTGCTGGCCCATGGACTGGCGCGCGAGGCGGGCGGGGGCGGCGTTTCCTTCATGACCAGCGGGGACCCGGCCGAGACCGCGCGGCGCATCGCGCGCCTGACGGGGCAAGAGGCCGCCGTGGCGCGCCTGCCCCGGGAATATTGCTGA
- the sugE gene encoding quaternary ammonium compound efflux SMR transporter SugE yields MAWTLLIIAGLMEVGWAIGLKYTHGFTRLWPSVGTIAAIVVSMALLGVAMRTLPVGTAYAIWVGVGAVGTAALGILLFGEAASPARLASLGLILAGIIGLKLAS; encoded by the coding sequence ATGGCTTGGACCCTTTTGATCATCGCCGGACTGATGGAGGTCGGCTGGGCGATCGGTTTGAAATACACCCACGGATTCACGCGATTGTGGCCGTCGGTGGGCACCATCGCCGCCATCGTCGTCAGCATGGCGCTGCTGGGCGTGGCGATGCGCACGCTGCCGGTAGGGACCGCCTACGCCATCTGGGTGGGCGTGGGCGCGGTGGGTACCGCGGCGCTGGGCATCCTGTTGTTCGGCGAGGCCGCCAGCCCGGCGCGCCTGGCCAGCCTGGGGCTGATCCTGGCGGGTATCATAGGGCTGAAACTGGCTTCCTAG